Proteins encoded within one genomic window of Theobroma cacao cultivar B97-61/B2 chromosome 7, Criollo_cocoa_genome_V2, whole genome shotgun sequence:
- the LOC18594610 gene encoding uncharacterized protein LOC18594610, giving the protein MLVSSRTFPLPSPTSTLPNFTEASPYSTTLTAHNFIPWRNRKGAWTPRTVIKVSSSSSSSLENQTAVIVPSQSQDDAAEVVRRFYAGINSRDLASVELLIAEKCVYEDLIFPRPFVGRKAILEFFKSFIDSISMDLQFVIDDISAEDSCAVGVAWHLEWKGRAFPFSKGCSFYRLEMVDGKRHIIYGRDVVEPAIKPGEAALGAIRAVTWLLKQFPQLADQL; this is encoded by the exons ATGCTGGTCAGCTCCAGAACATTCCCCCTCCCTTCTCCAACCTCAACTCTCCCCAACTTCACCGAAGCTTCGCCTTACTCAACAACGCTAACTGCCCACAATTTTATTCCCTGGAGGAACAGGAAAGGAGCATGGACCCCGCGCACCGTGATCAAGGTCTCTTCCTCCTCCTCATCATCATTGGAAAATCAGACCGCTGTCATCGTTCCATCACAATCACAGGACGATGCGGCGGAGGTTGTTAGGAGGTTCTACGCAGGAATCAACTCCCGAGATCTGGCATCGGTAGAGCTCTTAATTGCGGAGAAATGCGTGTACGAGGACCTTATCTTTCCTCGTCCATTCGTTGGTCGCAAG GCAATTTTAGAGTTCTTCAAAAGTTTCATTGATTCTATAAGCATGGACCTTCAATTTGTTATCGATGATATCTCTGCTGAGGATTCATGTGCTGTTGGAGTTGCATGGCATTTAG AATGGAAGGGAAGGGCTTTTCCTTTTAGCAAAGGTTGCAGCTTTTATAGGCTAGAGATGGTGGATGGCAAAAGACATATAAT TTATGGACGAGACGTTGTTGAACCTGCAATCAAACCGGGGGAGGCAGCTTTG GGTGCCATCAGGGCTGTAACATGGCTGTTGAAACAATTTCCTCAGTTGGCAGATCAGCTATGA